A genomic region of Devosia ginsengisoli contains the following coding sequences:
- a CDS encoding LLM class flavin-dependent oxidoreductase, whose product MELGLYSFAENTPDPLNGDALQSPAERLRDLLEEIELADQLGLSFYGLGEHHRPDFVASAPVTILAAAAARTKTIRLSTAVTVLSSEDPIRVWQQFATLDLLSNGRAEIMAGRGSFVESFPLFGLDLNDYDSLFEEKLELLLKIREGGKVAWPGSQHTKPIPGIEIYPKPLQDPLPLWIAVGGTPNSVARAAYYGLPLMIAIIGGQPQQFAPLVQFYRDTAEKVGRDPKTLPVGISSHGFIAADSQDARDIAFPAHSAAMGRIGKERGWPPTTRAQFDAGATPQGAYFMGSPQEIIDKILMQHEWFKHDRFGLQLSVGTLPHDKVMKAIELYGTVVKPAVDKALG is encoded by the coding sequence ATGGAACTCGGACTTTATTCCTTCGCCGAAAACACGCCCGACCCGCTCAACGGCGACGCGCTGCAAAGCCCCGCCGAGCGCCTTCGCGACCTGCTCGAAGAGATTGAGCTGGCCGACCAGCTCGGCCTGAGCTTTTACGGCCTGGGCGAACACCACCGGCCCGATTTCGTGGCCTCTGCCCCTGTGACCATTCTCGCCGCAGCCGCTGCGCGCACCAAGACCATCCGCCTCTCCACGGCCGTCACCGTGCTGAGTTCGGAAGACCCGATCCGCGTCTGGCAGCAATTCGCCACGCTCGATCTGCTGAGCAATGGCCGCGCCGAAATCATGGCCGGCCGCGGCTCCTTCGTCGAAAGCTTCCCGCTCTTCGGGCTCGACCTCAACGACTATGACAGCCTGTTCGAGGAAAAGCTCGAACTGCTGCTCAAGATACGCGAAGGCGGCAAGGTCGCCTGGCCGGGCAGCCAGCACACCAAACCCATTCCCGGAATCGAAATCTACCCCAAGCCATTGCAGGACCCGTTGCCGCTCTGGATCGCCGTGGGCGGCACGCCCAATTCAGTGGCCCGCGCCGCCTATTATGGCCTGCCCCTGATGATCGCCATCATCGGCGGCCAGCCTCAGCAATTCGCCCCGCTGGTGCAATTCTATCGCGATACCGCCGAAAAGGTCGGCCGTGACCCCAAGACCCTGCCCGTCGGCATTTCCTCCCATGGCTTCATCGCCGCCGACAGCCAGGACGCCCGCGACATCGCCTTTCCCGCCCATAGCGCTGCCATGGGCCGCATCGGCAAGGAACGCGGCTGGCCGCCCACCACCCGCGCCCAGTTCGACGCCGGCGCAACCCCGCAAGGCGCTTATTTCATGGGCTCCCCGCAGGAGATCATCGACAAGATCCTGATGCAGCACGAATGGTTCAAGCATGACCGCTTCGGCCTGCAACTCAGCGTCGGCACCCTGCCCCATGACAAGGTCATGAAGGCGATCGAACTCTATGGAACTGTGGTGAAACCGGCGGTGGACAAGGCGCTGGGCTGA
- a CDS encoding HlyU family transcriptional regulator — MSFWKNLFGGGSSSSEPEGDKALGEESYKGFLIKAIEMKAGSELQLAGTIEKDVGGELKTYRFIRADRMSSRDDLVALALSKGRQIVDEQGEGIFR; from the coding sequence ATGTCGTTTTGGAAGAACCTGTTCGGTGGCGGTTCGTCGAGCAGTGAGCCGGAAGGCGACAAGGCGCTGGGCGAGGAAAGCTACAAGGGCTTCCTCATCAAGGCGATCGAGATGAAGGCCGGCAGCGAATTGCAGCTGGCCGGCACGATCGAGAAAGATGTCGGTGGCGAGCTCAAGACCTATCGCTTCATTCGCGCCGACCGCATGAGTTCCCGCGACGACCTGGTGGCCCTGGCATTGAGCAAAGGCCGACAGATCGTCGACGAGCAAGGCGAAGGCATCTTCCGCTAA
- a CDS encoding DUF2442 domain-containing protein, whose protein sequence is MAVSRLKLTSIRAIVPFRLVVAFSDGSHGTFDAAGMIGERGEGTEPLRDRRFFGTVELKNGVPTWPNHFDISPDWLREEMEKRGELQLPLPVRRRR, encoded by the coding sequence ATGGCCGTCTCCCGCCTCAAGCTCACCAGCATCCGCGCCATTGTGCCGTTCAGGCTGGTGGTGGCGTTTTCTGATGGCTCGCATGGCACATTCGATGCCGCCGGGATGATCGGGGAGCGGGGCGAGGGTACGGAGCCGTTGCGGGATCGGCGGTTCTTTGGCACGGTCGAATTGAAGAACGGCGTGCCGACCTGGCCGAACCACTTCGATATCTCGCCGGACTGGCTGCGCGAGGAAATGGAAAAACGCGGCGAGTTGCAATTGCCGCTGCCGGTCCGCCGCAGGCGCTGA